One part of the Gopherus evgoodei ecotype Sinaloan lineage unplaced genomic scaffold, rGopEvg1_v1.p scaffold_52_arrow_ctg1, whole genome shotgun sequence genome encodes these proteins:
- the DOK1 gene encoding docking protein 1 isoform X1, whose product MGQLEARKGQDQGGPLRRGEVLTIPKGPDQGPVQLVPLCQPPGGCCAVLDQRWKKNWFVLYPASQHGVARLEFFDCKDPGAPAEKLSTKRLDKKIIRLADCVSVASVPESGPKDSTAVFRLETSDRSYLFAAEKEQSVEWVKKLCEIAFSGNCTNGAWPGCSKESEAGAPALEMAVNSIYYSREEVNAFWVTVQRTEAAERCALHGAYMLKAEQDSLILKEPRTQETLYTWPYRLLRRYGRDKVMFSFEAGRRCESGPGNFTFETKQGNEIFRLVEASIREQKAQVEENRQSCNSLDLDCPSMVLIRNTLADSLSLELPAEGDGPTVPKAGLAAKLSAAPEERDTIALLKTRTLPEPPVPPKPAHPSTPPRSPLPKVPRAVLPSEDPASLYSEPMDAVKGVRARLDPLYSDPIDSKPGGGAMGHGPAQEEAKLRKPGSLYSGLYDRVQPAGNSQAERRLKCREHIYDEPEGRAPHPVPANTSIYDEARPTGEAWRTQGIEDEGGYEYPYNPRTDDYSVPAFQHKAGPKGPKPIPAPKPQSVFIPKGAERNPEPSKWRVNLAPDKPGFRSGSNNNNNNNEVLYSQVLKPLRVPGQELSVDENVLMPIYEDLGEI is encoded by the exons atGGGTCAGTTAGAGGCTAGGAAGGGTCAGGATCAGGGTGGCCCTCTGAGGAGAGGGGAAGTGCTGACCATCCCCAAAGGTCCAGACCAAGGGCCAGTGCAGCTGGTGCCACTCTGCCAACCTCCTGGaggctgctgtgctgtgctggaCCAG AGATGGAAGAAGAACTGGTTTGTGCTGTACCCAGCCAGCCAACACGGGGTTGCCCGCCTGGAGTTTTTTGATTGCAAGGACCCAGGGGCCCCAGCTGAGAAACTCAGCACCAAGCGGCTGGACAAGAAGATCATCCGCCTGGCAGACTGTGTCAGCGTGGCGTCCGTGCCGGAGAGCGGCCCCAAGGACAGCACGGCTGTTTTCCGCCTGGAGACCAGCGACAGAAGCTACCTGTTTGCTGCAGAGAAGGAGCAGAGCGTGGAGTGGGTGAAGAAGCTGTGTGAGATCGCCTTTTCG GGGAACTGTACCAATGGAGCCTGGCCTGGGTGCAGCAAGGAGTCTGAGGCGGGGGCGCCGGCCCTGGAGATGGCAGTGAACTCGATTTACTACTCGCGGGAAGAAG TGAACGCTTTCTGGGTGACAGTGCAGAGGACGGAGGCGGCAGAGCGGTGTGCGCTGCATGGGGCCTACATGCTCAAAGCCGAGCAGGACAGCTTGATCCTCAAGGAACCCCGGACACAAGAAACTCTCTACACCTGGCCTTACAGGCTGCTCAGGAGATACGgccgagacaag GTGATGTTCTCCTTCGAAGCTGGCAGGCGCTGTGAGTCTGGGCCTGGGAACTTCACATTTGAGACCAAGCAGGGGAACGAGATCTTCCGGCTAGTAGAGGCCTCCATTCGGGAGCAGAAAGCCCAGGTAGAGGAGAACAGAcagagctgcaactccctggACTTGGACTGCCCCAGCATGGTGCTGATCCGCAACACTCTGGCTGACTCGCTGagcctggagctgcctgccgaGGGGGATGGCCCAACGGTGCCCAAAGCTGGGCTGGCAGCAAAGCTCAGTGCTGCTCCGGAGGAGAGGGACACCATAGCCCTGCTGAAGACTCGCACTCTCCCAGAGCCCCCGGTGCCACCCAAGCCTGCTCACCCCAGCACGCCCCCACGCTCCCCACTGCCCAAGGTACCCAGGGCCGTGCTCCCTTCTGAGGACCCAGCCAGCTTGTACTCAGAGCCCATGGATGCAGTGAAGGGCGTCCGAGCGAGGCTGGACCCGCTCTACTCGGACCCCATCGACAGCAAGCCTGGAGGTGGAGCCATGGGTCATGGCCCTGCCCAGGAGGAGGCAAAGCTCAGAAAACCTGGCTCTCTGTACTCAGGCCTGTACGACCGGGTCCAGCCAGCGGGGAACAGCCAAGCCGAGAGGAGGCTGAAATGCAGGGAGCACATCTATGATGAGCCCGAGGGGCGGGCCCCACACCCAGTGCCTGCCAACACCTCTATCTACGATGAGGCACGGCCAACAGGCGAGGCCTGGCGCACGCAGGGCATCGAAGACGAGGGGGGGTATGAGTATCCCTACAATCCCAGAACTGACGACTACTCCGTGCCTGCCTTCCAGCACAAAGCCGGGCCCAAAGGTCCCaagcccatccctgcccccaagccGCAATCAGTGTTCATTCCCAAAGGTGCTGAGaggaacccagagcccagcaaATGGCGTGTGAACCTGGCTCCCGACAAACCAGGTTTCAGATCCGGctcgaacaacaacaacaacaacaacgaggTGCTGTACAGCCAGGTGCTGAAGCCCCTGCGGGTGCCAGGGCAGGAGCTGTCTGTGGATGAGAATGTTCTAATGCCCATCTATGAAGACCTGGGAGAGATATAA
- the DOK1 gene encoding docking protein 1 isoform X2, which translates to MDPAAKEGRLYVQQGHKFGAKRWKKNWFVLYPASQHGVARLEFFDCKDPGAPAEKLSTKRLDKKIIRLADCVSVASVPESGPKDSTAVFRLETSDRSYLFAAEKEQSVEWVKKLCEIAFSGNCTNGAWPGCSKESEAGAPALEMAVNSIYYSREEVNAFWVTVQRTEAAERCALHGAYMLKAEQDSLILKEPRTQETLYTWPYRLLRRYGRDKVMFSFEAGRRCESGPGNFTFETKQGNEIFRLVEASIREQKAQVEENRQSCNSLDLDCPSMVLIRNTLADSLSLELPAEGDGPTVPKAGLAAKLSAAPEERDTIALLKTRTLPEPPVPPKPAHPSTPPRSPLPKVPRAVLPSEDPASLYSEPMDAVKGVRARLDPLYSDPIDSKPGGGAMGHGPAQEEAKLRKPGSLYSGLYDRVQPAGNSQAERRLKCREHIYDEPEGRAPHPVPANTSIYDEARPTGEAWRTQGIEDEGGYEYPYNPRTDDYSVPAFQHKAGPKGPKPIPAPKPQSVFIPKGAERNPEPSKWRVNLAPDKPGFRSGSNNNNNNNEVLYSQVLKPLRVPGQELSVDENVLMPIYEDLGEI; encoded by the exons AGATGGAAGAAGAACTGGTTTGTGCTGTACCCAGCCAGCCAACACGGGGTTGCCCGCCTGGAGTTTTTTGATTGCAAGGACCCAGGGGCCCCAGCTGAGAAACTCAGCACCAAGCGGCTGGACAAGAAGATCATCCGCCTGGCAGACTGTGTCAGCGTGGCGTCCGTGCCGGAGAGCGGCCCCAAGGACAGCACGGCTGTTTTCCGCCTGGAGACCAGCGACAGAAGCTACCTGTTTGCTGCAGAGAAGGAGCAGAGCGTGGAGTGGGTGAAGAAGCTGTGTGAGATCGCCTTTTCG GGGAACTGTACCAATGGAGCCTGGCCTGGGTGCAGCAAGGAGTCTGAGGCGGGGGCGCCGGCCCTGGAGATGGCAGTGAACTCGATTTACTACTCGCGGGAAGAAG TGAACGCTTTCTGGGTGACAGTGCAGAGGACGGAGGCGGCAGAGCGGTGTGCGCTGCATGGGGCCTACATGCTCAAAGCCGAGCAGGACAGCTTGATCCTCAAGGAACCCCGGACACAAGAAACTCTCTACACCTGGCCTTACAGGCTGCTCAGGAGATACGgccgagacaag GTGATGTTCTCCTTCGAAGCTGGCAGGCGCTGTGAGTCTGGGCCTGGGAACTTCACATTTGAGACCAAGCAGGGGAACGAGATCTTCCGGCTAGTAGAGGCCTCCATTCGGGAGCAGAAAGCCCAGGTAGAGGAGAACAGAcagagctgcaactccctggACTTGGACTGCCCCAGCATGGTGCTGATCCGCAACACTCTGGCTGACTCGCTGagcctggagctgcctgccgaGGGGGATGGCCCAACGGTGCCCAAAGCTGGGCTGGCAGCAAAGCTCAGTGCTGCTCCGGAGGAGAGGGACACCATAGCCCTGCTGAAGACTCGCACTCTCCCAGAGCCCCCGGTGCCACCCAAGCCTGCTCACCCCAGCACGCCCCCACGCTCCCCACTGCCCAAGGTACCCAGGGCCGTGCTCCCTTCTGAGGACCCAGCCAGCTTGTACTCAGAGCCCATGGATGCAGTGAAGGGCGTCCGAGCGAGGCTGGACCCGCTCTACTCGGACCCCATCGACAGCAAGCCTGGAGGTGGAGCCATGGGTCATGGCCCTGCCCAGGAGGAGGCAAAGCTCAGAAAACCTGGCTCTCTGTACTCAGGCCTGTACGACCGGGTCCAGCCAGCGGGGAACAGCCAAGCCGAGAGGAGGCTGAAATGCAGGGAGCACATCTATGATGAGCCCGAGGGGCGGGCCCCACACCCAGTGCCTGCCAACACCTCTATCTACGATGAGGCACGGCCAACAGGCGAGGCCTGGCGCACGCAGGGCATCGAAGACGAGGGGGGGTATGAGTATCCCTACAATCCCAGAACTGACGACTACTCCGTGCCTGCCTTCCAGCACAAAGCCGGGCCCAAAGGTCCCaagcccatccctgcccccaagccGCAATCAGTGTTCATTCCCAAAGGTGCTGAGaggaacccagagcccagcaaATGGCGTGTGAACCTGGCTCCCGACAAACCAGGTTTCAGATCCGGctcgaacaacaacaacaacaacaacgaggTGCTGTACAGCCAGGTGCTGAAGCCCCTGCGGGTGCCAGGGCAGGAGCTGTCTGTGGATGAGAATGTTCTAATGCCCATCTATGAAGACCTGGGAGAGATATAA